In Aminobacterium sp. MB27-C1, a single genomic region encodes these proteins:
- the lysA gene encoding diaminopimelate decarboxylase — translation MSSREHLVFDGCDTVELANTFGTPLYVLSETAIRERCHEVKEDFLHKYPNTKAVYASKAFLTMAMAKIIASEGLGLDVVSGGEIYTAYRAGFPMERTVFHGNNKTLEELQLALETGVGRIVADSESEIDIIEEAARRRGKKAILLLRVAPGVDAETHKYIATGHTTSKFGFSLAGDTLLRTIRRIMASDLLELKGFHFHVGSQLQSNRSHVLAVDALVNEMNLMFKQLGFVTEELNIGGGFGVPQHQGDTRTTLKYFIDPIMSHVTTECEKAGLVRPMIIIEPGRWIVSEAGITLYRVGSIKDVPGGITYVGVDGGMTDNPRPALYGAQYWGVVANKADEPAEKKVTVVGKCCESGDVLMREVFVANTISRDDILAVFNTGAYNFSMASNYNRIPRAAVVLVRNGESHVIVNRQSYDDLLLGEGIPQHLL, via the coding sequence AAGTGAAGGAAGATTTTCTTCATAAATATCCCAACACAAAAGCTGTCTATGCGAGCAAAGCCTTTCTTACTATGGCTATGGCCAAAATTATTGCCAGTGAGGGATTGGGGCTTGATGTTGTTTCCGGAGGAGAGATTTATACGGCTTATAGGGCCGGTTTCCCCATGGAAAGAACAGTATTCCACGGAAACAACAAAACGTTGGAAGAGCTTCAGCTTGCCTTGGAAACCGGGGTGGGACGTATTGTTGCAGATAGCGAGTCTGAAATAGATATTATCGAGGAAGCGGCACGACGAAGAGGCAAAAAAGCAATTCTTCTTCTTCGGGTGGCTCCAGGAGTTGATGCAGAAACCCATAAATATATTGCTACAGGACATACCACATCCAAGTTTGGCTTTTCGCTAGCTGGTGATACGTTGCTGCGAACGATTCGCCGGATCATGGCTTCCGATCTTCTTGAACTTAAAGGATTCCATTTCCATGTAGGCTCTCAACTTCAGAGTAATCGTTCTCATGTTTTGGCCGTAGATGCTTTAGTGAATGAAATGAATCTGATGTTCAAACAACTGGGGTTTGTTACAGAAGAACTCAATATAGGCGGAGGGTTTGGCGTTCCTCAACATCAGGGAGATACGAGAACCACTCTCAAATACTTTATCGATCCCATTATGTCTCACGTAACAACAGAGTGTGAAAAGGCAGGGCTTGTTCGTCCCATGATCATTATTGAGCCAGGTCGATGGATCGTATCTGAAGCTGGCATCACTCTGTACAGAGTCGGGAGCATAAAGGATGTTCCTGGGGGCATTACCTATGTCGGTGTGGATGGAGGAATGACAGATAACCCAAGACCAGCCCTATATGGAGCTCAGTATTGGGGAGTTGTTGCCAATAAAGCCGATGAACCTGCTGAGAAAAAAGTAACAGTTGTAGGTAAATGTTGTGAGTCTGGTGACGTGTTAATGCGAGAAGTTTTTGTTGCTAACACCATCAGCCGTGACGATATTTTAGCGGTATTTAATACAGGCGCATACAACTTCTCTATGGCGAGTAATTATAACCGTATTCCGAGAGCAGCTGTTGTTCTTGTTCGTAATGGAGAATCTCACGTTATTGTGAATCGTCAAAGCTACGATGACCTCCTTTTGGGAGAGGGTATTCCTCAACATTTGCTCTAA